One Thalassotalea sediminis DNA segment encodes these proteins:
- the rluD gene encoding 23S rRNA pseudouridine(1911/1915/1917) synthase RluD: protein MAEKIQHQETVPDTLLGKRFDQALAEMFPEYSRSRLKEWILAGQVTVNGDVLTKAREKMYGGEAVVINAEIEAEVRFEPQNIPLNIVYEDEDILVINKPAGLVVHPGAGNPDGTVLNALLHHCPEVDIVPRAGIVHRLDKDTTGLMVVAKTIEAQTHLVDSLQRREITREYEAIANGVMTAGGVVDEPIGRHPTKRTHMAVTMSGRPSVTHYRVMEKFREHTRLRLRLETGRTHQIRVHMAHITHPLVGDPVYGGRPRPPKNATDELRAVLRSFKRQALHAAMLSLYHPVTGEQMTWTADIPEDMASLTNILREDSTLNAQDEY, encoded by the coding sequence ATGGCAGAGAAAATTCAACATCAAGAAACCGTACCAGACACTTTGTTAGGCAAGCGATTTGACCAAGCTTTAGCTGAAATGTTCCCCGAATATTCAAGATCTCGATTAAAAGAATGGATCTTAGCTGGACAGGTTACCGTAAATGGTGATGTGTTAACAAAGGCGAGAGAAAAAATGTACGGTGGTGAGGCCGTTGTAATCAATGCAGAGATTGAAGCCGAAGTGCGTTTTGAGCCACAAAATATTCCACTTAATATCGTTTATGAAGATGAAGATATACTTGTAATCAACAAACCAGCAGGGTTAGTTGTTCATCCCGGCGCAGGAAATCCCGATGGCACGGTATTGAATGCATTGCTGCATCATTGTCCTGAAGTCGATATTGTGCCACGAGCTGGTATTGTGCATCGTTTAGATAAAGATACCACTGGCTTGATGGTAGTGGCTAAAACGATTGAAGCTCAAACGCACCTTGTAGACTCACTACAAAGGCGAGAAATTACACGTGAATATGAAGCGATTGCTAATGGCGTGATGACTGCGGGAGGAGTTGTTGACGAACCCATTGGCAGACACCCAACTAAAAGAACGCATATGGCAGTTACAATGTCAGGCAGACCTTCCGTTACACATTATAGAGTGATGGAAAAATTTAGAGAACATACTCGGTTAAGATTGCGCTTAGAAACAGGGCGAACACATCAGATTCGTGTACATATGGCACATATTACTCATCCATTAGTTGGCGACCCTGTGTATGGCGGGAGACCGCGCCCACCGAAAAATGCAACTGATGAGTTACGAGCGGTATTGAGAAGTTTTAAAAGACAAGCATTACATGCCGCTATGTTATCTTTGTATCATCCTGTAACAGGCGAACAAATGACGTGGACTGCAGATATTCCTGAAGATATGGCGTCTTTAACTAATATCTTAAGAGAAGATTCGACACTTAATGCACAAGATGAGTACTAA
- the nadE gene encoding ammonia-dependent NAD(+) synthetase, whose product MNPQAIIEEMKVLPKIDVEYEIKRRVDFIKRQLKNSGLKNLVLGISGGVDSSTCGKLAQLAINELNEETSENYQFIAVRLPYDIQADEDEAQLALNFIQPSHCVTTNVQAGVDGIHAEVTSALQSTGILTATIGTLDFSKGNVKARVRMVSQYHIAGILGGLVIGTDHSAENITGFFTKWGDGACDIAPLFGLSKRQVRSLAQALGAPEVLINKAPTADLEDLAPGKKDEDALGLSYDQLDDFLEGKPVEPHITEKILNIYAKTQHKRSAIPTIYDE is encoded by the coding sequence ATGAATCCGCAAGCTATTATCGAAGAAATGAAAGTATTACCTAAAATTGACGTTGAATATGAAATCAAACGCCGAGTGGATTTTATAAAACGTCAACTAAAAAATTCTGGTTTAAAAAACTTAGTTTTAGGTATTAGTGGAGGTGTTGATTCATCTACTTGCGGTAAACTAGCACAGTTAGCGATTAATGAGCTCAACGAAGAAACATCCGAAAACTATCAGTTTATTGCGGTAAGATTACCCTATGATATTCAAGCCGATGAAGATGAAGCACAATTAGCATTAAACTTTATACAACCAAGTCATTGCGTTACAACAAATGTGCAAGCAGGTGTAGACGGTATTCATGCAGAAGTAACATCAGCACTTCAGTCCACCGGCATATTAACAGCAACGATAGGAACTTTAGATTTTTCTAAAGGTAACGTTAAAGCACGCGTGCGCATGGTTAGCCAATATCATATCGCCGGCATATTAGGTGGGCTAGTTATTGGCACAGATCATTCTGCTGAAAATATTACCGGCTTTTTCACTAAATGGGGTGATGGTGCATGCGATATTGCACCACTTTTTGGCCTTTCAAAGCGACAAGTTAGGTCGTTAGCACAAGCATTAGGCGCACCTGAGGTATTAATAAATAAAGCGCCTACAGCAGATCTAGAAGATTTAGCACCGGGGAAAAAAGACGAAGATGCGCTTGGCTTAAGCTATGATCAACTAGATGACTTCTTAGAAGGAAAGCCAGTAGAACCTCATATTACAGAAAAAATACTCAACATTTACGCAAAAACTCAGCATAAAAGGTCGGCCATACCAACCATTTATGATGAATAA
- the pgeF gene encoding peptidoglycan editing factor PgeF, which produces MHKMSTNGAIKNIRFSANNVVAMQTSRLSPVQHIQSCSPYQSFNLGLHVGDDENHVLANRTCLKKYFNDNTQIQWLEQVHGGHVIELVNYSEQPIVGDAIVTKQPDIALAIMTADCLPIFLVDKYGQEIAAIHGGWRPLAANIIDETLKKMETSVNQVEAWLGPCIGENAFVVGNEVKDTFSSLDETLAVCFKRELNNKWLANLPLIATLLLNKNGVKNIRVLDECTYQNEDKYYSYRRCNQTGRMASLIAIQNSV; this is translated from the coding sequence ATGCACAAGATGAGTACTAACGGCGCAATTAAAAACATAAGGTTTTCTGCTAACAATGTAGTCGCGATGCAAACGTCGCGATTATCACCTGTTCAACATATACAAAGCTGTAGTCCATATCAGAGTTTCAATCTTGGTTTGCATGTTGGTGACGATGAAAACCATGTCTTAGCTAATCGTACGTGTTTGAAAAAGTATTTTAATGACAATACCCAGATTCAGTGGCTAGAACAAGTTCATGGGGGACATGTTATTGAGTTAGTAAATTATAGTGAACAACCTATTGTTGGCGATGCTATTGTTACTAAACAGCCTGATATTGCTTTAGCAATTATGACGGCTGATTGTTTACCAATATTCCTTGTGGATAAATATGGACAAGAAATAGCGGCTATTCATGGCGGTTGGCGTCCTTTAGCGGCTAATATCATTGATGAAACACTTAAAAAAATGGAAACATCAGTTAACCAAGTTGAAGCGTGGTTAGGGCCTTGTATTGGAGAAAATGCATTTGTTGTTGGCAATGAGGTTAAGGATACATTTTCTAGCCTTGATGAAACATTAGCGGTTTGCTTTAAGCGAGAATTGAATAATAAATGGCTGGCTAATTTACCATTAATTGCTACATTATTACTCAATAAAAATGGCGTTAAAAACATTAGGGTTCTTGATGAATGTACTTATCAAAATGAAGATAAATATTATTCATATCGTCGCTGTAACCAAACAGGTAGGATGGCATCTTTAATTGCTATACAAAACAGTGTTTAG
- a CDS encoding pilus assembly protein, with the protein MKKLALIFVACVVSSVSFSEDIELYISDTVKSLSSRPQVLIILDNSGSMSTEDTVSAPYDPDTDYPAVGGLNSLSDKFVYFTKGGVDGTSLPVPDSPSESRRFLDAINSCQTAVDILKVNGFYTGRIREYAIKGNNGTWEEIPDNNGANIEILDCEDDVTSSNPNNIPSLDSGYPVDSQGTKKNPVYHTPNVGDSNVDWSGQLVTLYTDNYLRWHHNATLNQTLRSRLDQAIDSISKVIISAPSVDFGLQIFNYNDGDASNDPNGGRIVYGIKEATPTNKADLLDIIQNQLSPDTWTPLCESLYEASLYFSGKNVDFGDDDENRNGYSKNSPPMDNTVASGGTYKTPLKPCNSNVHVVLITDGEPTYDNGADAKIKGFTSEDEAGNTVNFSGSAYDGNYLAALAGWMQNNDINLDLEGRQIATTFTIGFSDGAKQAEDLLRETAALGGGEFYYAKDGNALVGAFTSIFEQLNSTNQSLTSASVAANNFDRTETLNAVYYAMFDPQNGPRWQGNVKKYKVENGIQYGQNNVPALDEQTGHFSETVTSFWSQPSSEDGNKVAEGGVADMLRNATSRTLYSNIGASGGLTAFTRTNAETYFGGSTALATELGVDEADIDDYINWHKGLDVDDEDKDADKTDMRYDVFGDPLHSKPLVINYGNTIRILIGTNAGVLHMFEDNTTTDVVSETWAFMPHEFFSNIKGLRENFAGGDKIYGIDGKITSYIKDANGDGIVNGSDKVWIFFGLRRGGSSYYALDVTSPNSPSLLWHIDSSSAGFSELGQSWSQPKVTYSALNTSGSGATAVASPVVIFGGGYDTTKDAVGPGIADDSGRAVYMVDAKTGSLKWSLTPSGGTTAYTGNHSIPSAIATLDSDGNGLTDRLYFGDTGGDVWRVDMPGGNPTDTNEPWTFFKLASLGGNGTDNSIDRRFFNEPSIARTFISETLETEHTDANGVKTKRISRQERPYEAILIGSGDRSNPLGTDTQDTFFMIKDEHVRTQSFTASSSPTIPSPISYSDLYNYTNNPFDQSMTTQQRETLEIAVSKKSGWYLNFNKTAGEKNSATAIVINGVAYFTSYIPPSDTVNVALCQPVGGQGWLYAVDLALGTHVYQWTDAENPNGITDGDDRKVYISEQFLGSPTLIVLPEDDGDPNTVDDAKGNIIVGRRIIPVGFSLKTMRTNLYINEEQ; encoded by the coding sequence ATGAAAAAACTAGCATTAATTTTCGTCGCTTGTGTTGTTTCAAGCGTGTCATTTAGCGAAGATATCGAGTTGTATATAAGCGATACTGTGAAGTCTCTTTCGAGTAGACCACAAGTGCTTATTATACTAGATAACTCAGGCAGTATGAGTACAGAAGATACTGTTTCCGCGCCATATGATCCAGATACGGACTATCCTGCCGTGGGTGGACTTAATTCGTTATCCGATAAATTTGTTTACTTTACTAAAGGTGGGGTCGATGGCACATCTTTACCTGTACCTGATAGCCCTAGCGAATCAAGACGTTTTTTAGATGCTATAAATAGTTGTCAAACAGCGGTTGATATTTTAAAGGTTAATGGTTTTTACACGGGTCGCATTCGCGAATATGCCATTAAAGGAAACAATGGTACTTGGGAAGAAATTCCAGATAATAACGGTGCTAATATTGAAATACTTGACTGTGAAGATGACGTTACATCAAGCAACCCTAATAATATACCCTCATTAGATTCAGGCTATCCAGTTGATAGCCAAGGCACAAAGAAAAACCCCGTATATCATACACCTAACGTTGGTGATTCTAATGTCGATTGGAGTGGTCAACTAGTAACGCTTTATACTGACAACTACTTACGCTGGCATCATAATGCAACGCTTAATCAAACGTTAAGATCAAGACTAGATCAAGCAATTGATAGTATTAGTAAGGTTATTATTTCTGCGCCGTCTGTCGATTTTGGCTTACAAATATTTAATTATAATGATGGTGACGCAAGTAATGACCCTAATGGTGGTCGTATTGTATATGGCATTAAAGAAGCGACGCCAACGAATAAAGCTGATCTGTTAGATATCATCCAAAATCAACTGTCGCCAGATACGTGGACACCTTTATGTGAAAGCCTTTATGAAGCCTCTTTATATTTTTCGGGTAAGAATGTTGACTTTGGCGATGATGACGAAAATAGAAATGGTTACTCTAAAAATTCTCCGCCAATGGATAACACCGTTGCTAGTGGTGGCACATATAAAACCCCTTTAAAGCCTTGTAATAGTAACGTGCATGTAGTGCTGATAACGGATGGTGAACCAACTTATGACAATGGTGCTGACGCTAAGATTAAAGGGTTTACGTCTGAAGATGAAGCAGGTAATACCGTTAATTTTTCAGGAAGTGCATACGATGGTAATTATTTAGCGGCACTTGCTGGCTGGATGCAAAATAACGATATTAACTTAGATTTAGAAGGTAGGCAGATCGCAACTACTTTTACCATTGGTTTTTCTGATGGTGCTAAACAAGCCGAAGATTTACTGAGAGAAACAGCAGCGCTTGGTGGTGGCGAGTTTTATTATGCTAAAGATGGTAACGCGCTAGTTGGCGCATTCACTAGTATTTTTGAACAGTTAAATTCAACCAACCAAAGCTTAACCTCTGCCTCAGTTGCCGCGAATAACTTTGACCGTACAGAAACATTAAATGCGGTATATTATGCGATGTTTGATCCGCAAAATGGTCCTAGATGGCAGGGTAATGTAAAAAAATACAAAGTAGAGAATGGTATTCAGTACGGTCAAAATAACGTCCCTGCATTAGATGAACAAACCGGTCATTTTTCTGAAACGGTAACTAGCTTCTGGTCACAGCCTTCGAGTGAAGATGGCAATAAGGTAGCAGAAGGTGGTGTTGCAGATATGTTGAGAAATGCAACTTCGAGGACGTTGTATAGCAATATTGGTGCAAGCGGTGGGCTAACAGCTTTTACTCGCACTAATGCAGAAACGTATTTTGGTGGCTCGACCGCGTTAGCGACAGAGTTAGGTGTAGATGAAGCTGATATTGATGATTACATTAATTGGCATAAAGGCCTTGATGTAGATGATGAAGATAAAGATGCCGACAAAACAGACATGCGATATGATGTGTTTGGCGATCCACTTCATTCTAAACCACTTGTTATTAACTACGGTAATACCATCCGGATTTTAATTGGCACCAATGCTGGTGTTTTACATATGTTTGAAGATAATACGACAACTGATGTTGTGTCTGAAACATGGGCATTTATGCCCCACGAGTTCTTTAGCAATATTAAAGGGCTTAGAGAAAATTTTGCTGGCGGTGATAAGATTTATGGTATCGATGGCAAGATTACTTCGTACATTAAAGATGCTAATGGAGATGGCATTGTAAATGGCTCTGATAAGGTTTGGATATTTTTCGGCTTAAGACGCGGAGGCAGTTCCTATTACGCGTTAGATGTTACATCGCCGAATTCACCGTCGCTGCTTTGGCATATCGATAGCAGTTCAGCAGGATTTAGCGAGTTAGGACAGTCATGGTCTCAACCTAAGGTAACCTATTCAGCATTAAATACATCAGGTTCAGGTGCAACTGCTGTTGCATCACCCGTCGTTATTTTCGGCGGTGGATATGATACAACAAAAGATGCCGTAGGCCCTGGTATTGCGGACGACTCGGGTCGAGCCGTATATATGGTTGATGCTAAAACAGGCAGTTTAAAGTGGAGTTTAACGCCTAGTGGCGGAACAACTGCATATACAGGCAACCATAGCATCCCATCAGCCATTGCTACCTTGGATAGTGACGGTAATGGCCTAACAGATAGATTGTATTTTGGTGATACGGGGGGGGATGTTTGGCGTGTCGATATGCCAGGTGGTAACCCTACAGATACCAATGAGCCATGGACATTTTTTAAATTAGCGTCATTAGGTGGCAATGGTACTGATAACAGTATTGATAGACGTTTTTTCAATGAACCATCTATTGCAAGAACATTTATATCTGAGACACTTGAAACTGAACACACGGATGCAAACGGTGTAAAAACTAAACGTATTTCTCGACAAGAACGTCCGTATGAAGCAATTTTAATTGGCTCAGGTGATCGTTCTAATCCTTTAGGTACAGATACCCAAGATACCTTTTTCATGATTAAAGATGAACATGTTCGCACGCAATCATTTACTGCGTCTTCAAGTCCAACTATACCTAGTCCAATAAGCTATTCAGATTTATATAATTATACGAATAACCCATTCGATCAATCTATGACGACTCAGCAAAGGGAAACGTTGGAAATAGCCGTCAGTAAAAAATCTGGCTGGTATTTAAACTTTAACAAAACGGCGGGGGAGAAAAATTCAGCAACGGCAATTGTGATTAATGGTGTTGCTTATTTTACTTCGTATATTCCGCCTTCCGATACGGTAAATGTGGCACTTTGTCAGCCTGTGGGTGGGCAAGGTTGGCTATATGCGGTTGACTTAGCGCTAGGAACTCATGTTTACCAGTGGACAGATGCTGAAAATCCTAATGGTATTACCGATGGTGATGATCGCAAAGTATACATAAGTGAGCAGTTTTTAGGTTCTCCAACGTTAATCGTATTGCCTGAAGATGACGGCGACCCAAATACCGTTGATGATGCAAAAGGCAACATAATTGTTGGTCGTCGTATTATTCCGGTAGGTTTTAGCCTAAAAACAATGAGAACTAATCTGTATATCAATGAGGAACAATAA
- a CDS encoding outer membrane protein assembly factor BamD, which yields MDKLTIKTVFFASFLFLIGCSSSEVSEVDKVPDKSAQALFVDAREALDNGLFKKAIQILSAIDSRFPFGPISHQVQLDLIYAYYKSGDTDQGVALADRFLKLNPNNANVDYVYYMRALINLSTENNLFQDIVGIDRADRDPTAARSAFSDLKTLITEFPDSKYAADSRKRMIDIKSRLARYELSVARFYLKREAYASAANRGRYILEYYSPSNEMEDALEIMIESYDKMGLEDLKTNAMQVLAANFPENDIIN from the coding sequence ATGGACAAATTGACAATAAAAACAGTATTCTTCGCAAGCTTTCTTTTTCTAATAGGCTGCTCATCATCCGAGGTTTCAGAAGTAGATAAAGTACCAGATAAATCGGCGCAAGCGTTATTTGTAGATGCAAGAGAAGCGCTTGATAACGGACTTTTTAAAAAAGCGATTCAAATATTATCAGCTATTGATTCTAGATTTCCATTTGGACCAATTTCACACCAAGTACAACTCGATCTGATTTATGCATACTATAAAAGTGGCGATACTGATCAAGGTGTGGCATTAGCGGATAGATTTTTAAAGCTAAACCCTAATAATGCCAATGTTGACTATGTATATTACATGCGCGCATTAATTAACTTATCAACTGAAAACAATTTATTTCAAGATATCGTAGGCATTGATCGTGCAGACAGAGATCCAACGGCAGCAAGAAGTGCCTTTAGCGACTTAAAAACTTTGATCACTGAGTTTCCTGATAGTAAATACGCGGCAGATTCAAGAAAGCGTATGATCGATATAAAATCTCGCCTAGCAAGATATGAACTTTCTGTGGCAAGATTTTATTTAAAACGAGAAGCCTACGCTTCCGCTGCTAATCGTGGCCGTTACATACTAGAATATTACTCACCAAGTAATGAAATGGAAGATGCGTTAGAAATTATGATCGAAAGCTATGACAAAATGGGGTTAGAAGATCTAAAAACTAACGCAATGCAAGTGCTTGCAGCTAACTTCCCTGAAAACGACATCATTAACTAA
- the glnB gene encoding nitrogen regulatory protein P-II: MKKIEAIIKPFKLDDVREALGEIGVTGMTVSEVKGFGRQKGHTELYRGAEYMVDFLPKAKIEIVVATESVERCVEAIMETAQTGKIGDGKIFITDVERVIRIRTGEEDDEAI; encoded by the coding sequence ATGAAAAAAATCGAAGCCATAATTAAGCCATTTAAGTTAGATGATGTTAGAGAAGCGCTAGGCGAAATTGGTGTTACCGGTATGACTGTCTCTGAAGTTAAAGGGTTTGGCCGACAAAAGGGTCATACAGAGCTTTATCGAGGAGCCGAATATATGGTGGATTTTCTTCCTAAAGCTAAAATTGAAATTGTTGTTGCCACTGAGAGTGTAGAGCGTTGTGTAGAGGCGATAATGGAAACAGCGCAAACAGGTAAAATTGGTGATGGAAAAATATTTATTACTGACGTAGAGCGAGTCATTAGAATTCGAACTGGTGAAGAAGACGACGAAGCAATATAA
- a CDS encoding GspH/FimT family pseudopilin has translation MIIRNTVGLSLIELLVTLALLSSITAIAVPSFADFIVRSRVDNEIYRISTLLQTARNHAINYNTTVTFCPLSINNRCKDDWSKPLSVFTDPNNNKEFEPSLKEKLLAHKPNTTSGDQITYARSRIGVTYSPTGHLSGWGQNGTFKYCPYNHADKARGIIVATSGRIYQTFQSSTGKERTRSYTYITCN, from the coding sequence ATGATTATTCGCAATACCGTTGGCCTTTCACTCATTGAACTACTAGTAACTCTAGCCTTACTTTCATCTATTACAGCGATCGCAGTACCAAGCTTCGCAGATTTCATCGTACGCTCTAGAGTTGATAATGAAATCTATCGAATTTCAACGTTATTACAAACGGCCAGAAATCACGCTATTAACTATAATACCACCGTCACTTTTTGCCCATTGAGTATAAATAATAGATGCAAAGATGATTGGTCAAAGCCATTAAGTGTATTTACTGACCCGAATAACAACAAAGAATTTGAACCTAGCCTAAAAGAAAAATTGCTTGCGCATAAACCCAATACTACGTCTGGCGACCAAATAACCTATGCGCGGTCTCGGATCGGTGTGACCTACTCACCAACGGGTCATTTATCAGGTTGGGGCCAAAACGGCACATTTAAGTATTGCCCGTATAATCACGCAGACAAAGCAAGAGGAATCATTGTCGCTACTTCAGGCAGAATTTATCAAACATTTCAATCTAGCACCGGCAAAGAACGTACGCGCTCCTATACGTATATCACCTGTAATTGA
- a CDS encoding GspH/FimT family pseudopilin — protein MNYLAKHFTLKKRNYGFTMIELLVTITILGIASMIAVPALSEFLVKSRTDNEVIELQRFILTARNAAINSGQQVTICPLNAGTCSNDWDKTISMFMNEDDATKYNAANETMVKVKDAISSGDKLAFSDGNTLIYSPTGRLVNGQNVTFTYCPKNHASIARGVSISLSGRVYITQDTDNDNKDEDRLGNELNC, from the coding sequence ATGAACTACCTAGCTAAACACTTTACATTGAAGAAGCGCAATTATGGTTTTACGATGATTGAGCTTTTAGTAACGATTACAATACTAGGCATAGCGTCAATGATCGCAGTGCCTGCATTGTCTGAGTTTCTTGTTAAAAGTAGAACAGATAATGAAGTTATAGAGCTACAACGCTTTATTCTTACTGCTCGTAATGCAGCAATAAATTCCGGTCAACAAGTCACAATTTGTCCGTTAAATGCGGGTACATGCTCTAATGATTGGGATAAAACGATTAGCATGTTTATGAATGAAGATGATGCGACTAAGTATAATGCTGCTAATGAGACAATGGTAAAAGTGAAAGATGCAATATCGTCCGGCGATAAGTTAGCATTTAGTGATGGGAATACCTTGATTTATTCGCCAACTGGTCGCTTAGTAAATGGTCAAAACGTTACATTTACCTATTGCCCTAAGAATCATGCAAGTATAGCCAGAGGGGTATCTATTTCGCTGTCAGGACGCGTTTATATAACACAAGACACTGATAACGATAATAAAGATGAAGATAGGCTAGGAAATGAACTTAATTGCTGA
- a CDS encoding type IV pilin protein codes for MCKTRKQNKGFTIVELLMVVAIIGILAAVAYPSYNEFVLRGNRTEGQRELLRLANLQEQFYVDTRAYTTDMTALGMNADPYVTENGLYSIDATVNDDTFILTATAKLTQVKDTACTTLTINEVGAKTPTSGCWEK; via the coding sequence ATGTGTAAGACTCGAAAGCAGAATAAAGGCTTCACCATAGTAGAGTTACTTATGGTTGTCGCAATTATTGGTATTTTAGCTGCAGTCGCATACCCGTCTTACAATGAATTTGTGTTGCGCGGTAATAGAACAGAAGGGCAGAGAGAGTTGCTCAGACTTGCAAATTTACAAGAGCAATTTTACGTCGATACACGTGCTTACACGACGGATATGACAGCATTAGGGATGAATGCAGATCCGTATGTAACTGAAAATGGGTTGTATAGTATTGATGCAACCGTTAACGACGATACCTTTATTTTGACAGCAACGGCTAAATTAACACAAGTCAAGGATACGGCATGTACAACGTTAACCATTAATGAAGTAGGTGCTAAAACACCTACCTCTGGTTGTTGGGAAAAGTAA